One Deltaproteobacteria bacterium genomic region harbors:
- a CDS encoding Uma2 family endonuclease → MDAAERIAQLETAVAARDAQIAEQQAQIAEQRAQIAELERQVAA, encoded by the coding sequence TTGGACGCGGCCGAACGCATCGCGCAGCTCGAAACCGCGGTCGCGGCGAGAGACGCGCAGATCGCCGAGCAGCAGGCGCAGATCGCCGAGCAGCGGGCGCAGATCGCCGAGCTCGAGCGCCAGGTCGCCGCGC
- a CDS encoding 16S rRNA (uracil(1498)-N(3))-methyltransferase, translated as MGASGRRPTGGSARRPRRGDRRLARRHLSADSPHRDDRANPRAAVRGRRVRRTAAAARHRARFPRRHARAVAAVGGRAGRTVGSGGLRRGRPRGRAPGRACGETVRAHGRRGTCPRMAGNRGGPRRPRRRGPARATRRHRPLRRGGLRHLCACAAVSTRRTHRRDRGRAPARCRARPARATGMRGAGSHRGDFRPGGEGPVNLLLLDADEVVDGRAVVGGRRARHLRDVLRVAPGDRLRAGIARGPLATTVVTAVSGDTVALAVDAIGAPPEPPPVDLVLAVPRPKSLSRALEAAASFGVRRIDLVNAWRVDKSYLQSPRLAPDALARSVRAGCEQGGTTWVPDVVVHSRLMALLDGPLADADPDPRRRVLLHPRADRWMEDIVRGHSRVVCAIGPDGGWTDREVRTFEARGFCAVSLGPAVLRVDVAVAATFAQLDLLHRQRAG; from the coding sequence ATGGGCGCATCTGGCCGCCGACCGACCGGAGGCAGCGCACGCCGACCTCGACGCGGCGATCGACGGTTGGCCCGCCGACACCTATCTGCTGATTCACCACATCGCGACGACCGCGCGAATCCACGCGCTGCTGTACGCGGGCGACGCGTCCGCCGCACGGCAGCGGCTGCACGCCACCGAGCGCGCTTTCCGCGGCGCCATGCTCGCGCGGTTGCCGCTGTTGGCGGCCGAGCGGGGCGTACTGTGGGTTCAGGCGGGCTTCGGCGTGGGCGACCGCGCGGCCGTGCACCGGGGCGTGCGTGCGGTGAAACGGTTCGGGCACACGGTCGGCGAGGGACTTGTCCGCGCATGGCGGGGAATCGCGGCGGCCCGCGACGGCCGCGTCGACGAGGCCCGGCGCGCGCTACGCGCCGGCATCGACCGTTGCGACGAGGCGGGTTACGGCATCTATGCGCTTGCGCTGCGGTATCGACTCGCCGAACTCATCGGCGGGACCGAGGGCGCGCGCCAGCGCGATGCCGTGCGCGACCGGCTCGCGCGACAGGGATGCGCGGCGCCGGATCGCATCGTGGCGATTTTCGGCCCGGCGGTGAGGGTCCCGTGAACCTCCTGCTGCTCGATGCCGACGAGGTGGTCGACGGGCGTGCCGTCGTCGGCGGACGTCGAGCGCGTCACCTGCGCGACGTGCTGCGGGTCGCGCCCGGCGATCGGCTGCGCGCCGGCATCGCGCGCGGGCCGCTGGCGACCACCGTCGTGACCGCCGTCTCCGGAGATACCGTCGCGTTGGCCGTCGATGCGATCGGCGCGCCTCCCGAGCCGCCGCCGGTCGATCTCGTGCTCGCCGTGCCGCGCCCCAAGTCCCTGTCGCGCGCGCTCGAGGCCGCCGCGTCCTTCGGTGTCCGGAGAATCGATCTCGTCAACGCGTGGCGCGTCGACAAGAGCTATCTGCAGTCGCCGCGGCTCGCGCCCGATGCGCTCGCACGGAGCGTCCGCGCCGGGTGCGAACAGGGTGGAACGACCTGGGTGCCCGACGTCGTCGTGCACTCGAGGCTGATGGCGCTGCTCGACGGCCCGCTCGCCGACGCCGATCCCGACCCGCGCCGCCGCGTCTTGCTCCACCCGCGCGCCGACCGTTGGATGGAAGACATCGTGCGCGGGCACAGCCGCGTGGTGTGCGCGATCGGGCCCGACGGGGGATGGACCGATCGAGAAGTGCGGACGTTCGAGGCGCGCGGGTTCTGCGCCGTCTCGCTCGGCCCCGCGGTGCTGCGCGTCGACGTCGCGGTCGCGGCGACCTTCGCGCAGCTCGACCTGTTGCACCGGCAACGCGCCGGCTAG